The Limisphaerales bacterium sequence TGTGGAGCGAGGTTAAGGTTTTGCACAATTTCAACCGTCGCGTGCGATTTATTGAGCGTATAAAAATGCAGCCCCTCCACGCCGTTGGCGATGAGATCGGCGCACTGGCGCGTAGCGTAATTGACGCCAAACTCCGCCACGGCCGCATCGTCATTGCCCAACTTCGCAAGCGTGTCGGTGATTTCCGGCGTAAGCTTTGAGCCGCACATTTCGGTAAATCGCCGGATTTGGCCGCCACTCAAAATGGGAATGATGCCCGCCAAAATCGGCTGTGTGACCCCGCGCGCGCGCAGAAAATCCCGGAACGCATAAAAATCCGCGTTATCAAAAAAGAGTTGAGTGATAATGAAATCCGCGCCGCAATCCACCTTTGCCTGCAGCCGTTGCCAATCCACTTCGCGCCCTTCCGTGCACGCGATGTGTCCCTCGGGAAATCCCGCCACGCCGATGCTAAATTGGTCACGCGCGGCCACGTCGCTCACTAATTCGTGCGAATATTCAAAGCCACCTTCCGGTTTCACAAAATTTTCCTGCCCCGGCGGCGGGTCACCGCGCAGCGCAAGAATGTTGCGAACCCCGCGCCTATGCGCCTCATCAAGAAACCCGCCTATGTCATCACGCGTGGACCCCACACAAGTAAGATGCGCCATCGTGGGCACTGCCTGTTCGCGCTGTAGCGTCTCCACGATATCGAGTGTCTTATCGCGCGTACTCCCGCCCGCACCATAAGTCACCGAAAAAAACGCCGGCTCAATCGCCTTCAATCGCGGCGCAATCTTCCCAAGCAATGTCGCTTCGCCCGCAGGAGTTTTTGCGGGAAAAAACTCGCAAGAGACAACAGGCCGACCCATCTCCGCAGACTCACGGAGAACATCACGAATAAAACGCATCCCCGGAATCATGAAGAAAACCTGGCGGCGCGGCAAGCTTACCCGCCAATGGCACTCATGGTCCGGTCGGGCTGTTCGAAATCGGTTTCGCCAATGTGGTGGCGGGGTTCTTTTTTCAGAACGACGGCTTGAAGCCATTCGGCGATTTCAGAGTCGGTGGCGTTGCCGCGGAGGAGGGGTTTGAGATCGTGCTCGTGGAGGCTAAAAAGGCAGGTGCGAATTTTACCGTCGGCGGTAAGGCGCAAGCGGTTGCATTGGCCGCAGAAGGGTTCGCTAACCGGCGAAATGAGGCCGATCTCGCCTTCACCATCCTTGAACCGCCAGCGGGTGGCGGTGGCGGCGGCGTGTTCCATGCCAACAGGTTCGAGGCCGAATGCAGCTTGAATGCGTTCGAGGATTTCGCGGCCGGTGACGACGTGTTCGCGTTGCCAGGCGCGACCGGAATCGAGCGGCATAAATTCAATGAAGCGCATCACCAATGCCTCGTCGCGGGCGAATTGGGCGAGGGCTTCAATTTCGTGATCGTTAAGGTCGCGAATGATGACGGCGTTAATTTTGACGGGGGCAAAGCCTAATTCCCGCGCGCGGGAAATGGCGGCGAGCAGTTCGGCGAGGCCATCGCGGCCGGTAAGTTTTTTGAAATTTTCGCGGTCCAACGAATCGAGGCTGAAGGTCACGCGGCTGAGACCGGCGGCGCGCAAATCGTCAGCGTGTTTATCAAAATGAAATCCATTGGTGGTGAGGGCGAGATCATCGACGCCTTCCAGCGCGGAGAGTTGGCGCACGAGTTCGGGCACGGCGCGGCGCAGGAGGGGTTCGCCGCCGGTTAAACGGATTTTCGTGACGCCCAAGCCGGTGGCGATGCGAGCGAGGCGGGTGATTTCTTCGTAAGTGAGAAAGTGCGAGCGGGGTTTCCACGCGTGGCGAATAGGCTGCGGCGCTTCGGACGATTTGGATTTACGAAGATAAAAATCCGCTGCCTCTTCGGTCTCAGGGAGACAATAGAGACAGCGGAAATTGCAGCGGTCGGTGATGCTAATGCGCAGGTCGCGAATGTGGCGGCCTAGGCTATCGACCAAATCAATCGATTCGCTCACTTGTTCTCGTCACTCGGCGCTGGCACAACTGGCGCTGCCGGTGCGGCCCCGGGGGTAGCAGGAGTTT is a genomic window containing:
- the moaA gene encoding GTP 3',8-cyclase MoaA; translation: MSESIDLVDSLGRHIRDLRISITDRCNFRCLYCLPETEEAADFYLRKSKSSEAPQPIRHAWKPRSHFLTYEEITRLARIATGLGVTKIRLTGGEPLLRRAVPELVRQLSALEGVDDLALTTNGFHFDKHADDLRAAGLSRVTFSLDSLDRENFKKLTGRDGLAELLAAISRARELGFAPVKINAVIIRDLNDHEIEALAQFARDEALVMRFIEFMPLDSGRAWQREHVVTGREILERIQAAFGLEPVGMEHAAATATRWRFKDGEGEIGLISPVSEPFCGQCNRLRLTADGKIRTCLFSLHEHDLKPLLRGNATDSEIAEWLQAVVLKKEPRHHIGETDFEQPDRTMSAIGG
- a CDS encoding methylenetetrahydrofolate reductase; translated protein: MRFIRDVLRESAEMGRPVVSCEFFPAKTPAGEATLLGKIAPRLKAIEPAFFSVTYGAGGSTRDKTLDIVETLQREQAVPTMAHLTCVGSTRDDIGGFLDEAHRRGVRNILALRGDPPPGQENFVKPEGGFEYSHELVSDVAARDQFSIGVAGFPEGHIACTEGREVDWQRLQAKVDCGADFIITQLFFDNADFYAFRDFLRARGVTQPILAGIIPILSGGQIRRFTEMCGSKLTPEITDTLAKLGNDDAAVAEFGVNYATRQCADLIANGVEGLHFYTLNKSHATVEIVQNLNLAPQVS